One Bemisia tabaci chromosome 7, PGI_BMITA_v3 DNA window includes the following coding sequences:
- the LOC109029644 gene encoding uncharacterized protein: MPKLVSSRRCLHSQVIEKMARWIELLAVSLLLAVSVRGTCDCPAGDCTCIAEDPLGYDARFEICHLFTRQAPHRVAISSTGRKFVCFPCSFDAQNTNDGCNGKIQVAEVTPNGELPYPNYCINNPPRGVINRACCPAAAFPYADFFISVESLKILNDYLWCMDSGRPLDCTTQVLLEATGGTKVVVINTCSNSVVRIYELPLTVALPTSLCKDIAIDTCNKKAYIADAGCPALIVLDIVDGTSYRLLAGDPSVSPVCGNIAYVWGQAQYWLTKCGDCTTVGFIPYGIYALALSPDCGRLYFIDMGDRKLYSVCTSSLQTPGAANSDILPTLINHGEVGKTLGLAADCQTGVVWFGNAEANAVGYFNPCCPFSKTNILIRDKRVAWSEGVCIPGDGYCYIIDSHFNGIPSIYPGTGPLFSERRKCPFVLWRFKLPCAADLCPNPCAPATLGYYPPGGCTACSVCS; this comes from the exons ATGCCAAAGCTGGTTTCCTCTCGACGGTGTCTGCACTCCCAG GTAATCGAAAAAATGGCGCGATGGATAGAGCTGCTTGCCGTGAGTTTGTTGTTGGCGGTGTCCGTGCGCGGTACCTGCGATTGCCCCGCCGGCGATTGCACATGCATCGCGGAGGACCCCCTCGGCTATGACGCCAGGTTCGAGATCTGTCACCTCTTCACCCGTCAGGCCCCGCACAGGGTCGCTATAAGCAGCACCGGAAGAAAGTTCGTGTGCTTCCCGTGTTCGTTCGACGCTCAGAACACCAACGACGGATGCAACGGGAAAATCCAAGTCGCTGAGGTAACCCCTAACGGAGAACTGCCCTACCCCAACTACTGCATCAACAACCCGCCGAGGGGTGTCATCAATCGCGCCTGTTGTCCGGCGGCGGCCTTCCCTTACGCGGATTTCTTTATCAGTGTCGAATCG CTGAAGATTCTCAACGATTACTTATGGTGCATGGACTCCGGCCGCCCCTTGGACTGCACGACCCAGGTCCTCCTCGAAGCCACCGGCGGGACCAAAGTCGTCGTCATCAACACCTGCAGCAACAGCGTCGTCCGGATCTACGAGCTCCCGCTAACGGTGGCCCTGCCCACCTCGCTTTGCAAGGACATCGCCATCGACACCTGCAACAAGAAAGCCTACATCGCCGACGCGGGTTGCCCGGCGCTCATCGTCTTGGACATCGTCGACGGCACCTCTTATCGGCTCCTCGCTGGTGACCCATCGGTCTCGCCCGTGTGCGGAAACATAGCGTACGTATGGGGTCAAGCCCAGTACTGGCTGACCAAGTGCGGGGATTGCACCACCGTGGGCTTCATCCCTTACGGGATCTACGCCCTCGCCCTGTCTCCCGACTGCGGACGACTGTACTTCATCGACATGGGCGACCGGAAGCTGTATTCCGTGTGCACGTCCTCTCTTCAGACTCCGGGAGCGGCCAACTCGGACATCTTGCCGACGCTGATCAACCACGGTGAGGTCGGGAAGACCCTCGGTCTGGCAGCCGACTGTCAGACAGGGGTCGTTTGGTTCGGGAACGCGGAGGCGAACGCCGTCGGGTACTTCAACCCCTGCTGCCCGTTCTCCAAGACGAACATCCTCATCCGCGACAAGAGGGTCGCGTGGTCGGAGGGTGTGTGTATCCCGGGTGACGGGTATTGTTACATCATTGACTCCCATTTCAACGGGATCCCTTCAATCTACCCCGGGACAGGTCCGCTGTTCTCCGAGAGGAGGAAGTGCCCCTTCGTGCTCTGGAGGTTCAAGTTGCCCTGCGCCGCGGACCTGTGCCCGAACCCTTGCGCCCCTGCGACCTTGGGATACTACCCTCCTGGTGGCTGTACTGCTTGCAGTGTTTGCTCCTAA